The sequence below is a genomic window from Trichosurus vulpecula isolate mTriVul1 chromosome 5, mTriVul1.pri, whole genome shotgun sequence.
TACTGCCACTCATGTATACGTGAATGTCTCTAATTgtgttccattttccttttttgattcaTATGAAAACGAGGTCCTTGGGCATGCTTATTCCCCCTACCCTTTCTTCTATCTTATGGACTTTTATGATGTGATAAtgattccctccttctttctcttttcattcctaGTCCCTATTGCTGTCATTTCTGGCTTCTCCTGATACCATCAAAAAGAACAAAACCACTCCCACCCCTAAAGTTCTAAGGAGTCATTTGTTATCTTCCTATTATCATGTAAATGATTCATGttcttttctgtgtttcttttggcttatgcatttccatttcaagatATCCACTCAATTTTGAccttttcataaaaaaaaatactgaaaattctctatttcattaaaggtccatctTTCCCATTAGTTTATATTGAGGTTTTGTGTACTTAGTTTTACcagataggttattcttggttgtaatttgtcttttggaatagtatattccaagctctctcaGTCTTTATGGTAGTAGTGACCAagtcttgtatgatcctgactatggATTCCTGGTACTTGAattgaaattttgttttgttttggaagcTTTTGGATTTTGTCTgtgacattcctgggagttttcatttggagttttcttccaGCAAGTGATCAtttaatgatttctcttttcacttttaCTTCTGATTTTAAGTAATCTTGGCAGTTTTGTTCTTGATTTCTTGGAATATGTTatcatgaattttatttttactgttataTAGCATGCCACAAAATCATGTTCTGGTATTTCATATCTATGTAGGAGTCTTTGTAATTCTGGGAAAATTCTGCTTCTCAGTGTATCAATATTTTTTGAAAGTTCACCATTTCCCAAGTGGGAACAAGATTTCCAGGCCTCTTAGAAGTATGAAACACTCCAAATTGTTTTTAGGTTCATTGGATTTTTTGTGACCGAGAGTGTTTTAGtctaacttttatttaaaaagtgaatttcatcagtgaaaatttcatttttctcatctacagTGTTTCAATCTTTGTATTATCTTGCCAttcataagtattttttttccttcataacatTGTTTAGCAGCTATTTTTTTTACTGGTCTTGTTCTTCCAGCTTCAAGAAAAGTATTGACAGCAGTCATATCCATCTGAAGATTGTTTGTTTCTAAAGATTGCTGTTCATTCGTTTCATTTGTGttgaactcttcatgaccccttttgggttttcttgccaaagacagtggagtgatttgctatttccttctccagcttgttttacagatgaggaaactgagacaacagggttaagtgacttgcccagggtcacacagctaggaagtgtctgaggccatatttgaacttaggtcttcttgacttcagacttggtactctgtccactgcatgacctagctACCTTCTAAGGATTAATAGGGTTGTTTTGCAGCAATAGTTTGTCATTTGCtgctttgttttttcatttttgactgcACTTTACTTATCAATGTGACTTACCTTTTTTAATTGTGAGCTTGAAATATCCTTAAAATGCTTGACTCCACTAAAACCAGTAGCCACTGCATTATCTTTAATAACCACTGAAATACACTAGTCAACAGCTACAAATTTTAAGTGTTCTTGgaataataatcatttaaaaaaagactaaaagcacaatgaaagagaataatgaaaaatgtaTTATTATGCACAGAATCCATCACTCATCTGATAAAAGTGTGGAAACCGACTGGCTCAATCCAATTTTATCTCAGTTACTCAGGTGTCAGAAGCACATACCCATGACCATTTCTGTCATAAAATGAAACCATACCCAAACTATTGGTTATCCCAAGTAATTTGCCTATCATTGTAAATACTTAAGCATCACCATTTTTAGAGTCCAAGGAATTTTTTCAATTCCCCTCAGCAACTATCATGATATACAAAGGTATATGATAGATGTTTcataaatagttgttgaatgaGTATCCTACTATATATTATAATCTAACTGtagaaatataatataatttacttttataaattatTATGTCACTTGGAATAGAATGGTAACATTCACTTTATTATAAAAATTGTGATAGCCTGGAGAACTCAAAAGAACTTTTAAGTAATTTTGGTAATTTTAAATTCTTATCATACTAAGATTTCAAAACAAAGAGTTTCTACTAAGAGAAACATGAATCAAACATTTTCAGCATATAAAAGATACGGATTTAAGTTACAAATGATTGTAAaactagttattttttttttcattgagttcTAAAATCAGACATAGGTTCTGAGGATTCAAGGACAAACATGAAACAGTCTGTTTCCATAAAGGAACTTATTCAATTGAGTAagacatataagtatatacaaaataaatgtgaggttatctgggggtggaggtgggagttAGCATTAACTTCTtgtgggatcaggaaagacctcatgtagaaGGAGGCATTTTACCTGAGTTCAAGAGGGAGTGCGTTCCATGTAAAAAGACAAAAGTTTATTCAAAGGCATGGAGGAAGTGTTTGTATGAGGAGCAGCAAAGAGACCAGTATACTTATATTCTAAAGTTCATgtggaaggctggaaaggtagattagagGGTAGGttaagaagaattttaaatgccaggTATATATTGTGGACTTTTTGTGTCTGAAGTGTAGTGttcaaaaacatcttttttaGAAAGAACCATATAGAGGCCTTTTTATTACTCTATACATGCCATATTTATTGTTAActcagaaataaacatttattgagtgcccatTATGTACAAAACACTTTTACTAACTATGTATTTTTTACCCTTTAGGCTGTCTCAGGTATCCAGAGAATTTTGTCAGCTTTAACAGTGGCAGTTTTTCCTACGCtctatttttttaacttcctcTATTATACAGACACAGGATcaatgtttttcattctttttgcctATTTGATGTGCCTTTATGGTAATCATAAAACTTCAGCTCTACTTGGATTTTGTGGCTTCATGTTTCGCCAGACAAATATTGTTTGGACGCTTTTCTGTGCAGGAAATATTATTTCAGAAAAGTTAACAGAGGCTTGGAAGATTGAGCTACAAAAGAAGGAAGCTAAACTTTCATCCATCAAAGGACCACTTTCAGCATGTAAGAAGATACTGTGCTTTCTTTTTGATTATGCCATGTCATTTAGGAACTTGACTATGCTTATTGTTTCAACATGGCCTTATatcattttaataattatatttattgctTTTGTAATTTTAAATGGTGGAATAGTTGTTGGTGATAAGAGTAACCATGAAGCCTGTATGAATTTTCCTCAGctgttctactttttttcttttactctgtttttttccttccctcatctGCTGTCCCCTGCAAAAATTAAAACTTTTCTTCACTCAGCATGGAGAAACTGGGGGCAGTTTGTTGTACTTACAACTGTCTCCTTATTTTTAGTCTGGAAATTCACTTATGTTCATAAGTATTTGCTTGCAGACAACAGACATTATACATTCTATGTATGGAAAAGAATCTTCCAGAGGCATGACTTTGTAAAATACTTACTAGTTCCATGCTATTTGTTCGCTGGTTGGAGTATTGCTGATTCATTGAAATCCAAATCCATTTTCTGGAACATTAtgtttttcatatgcttatttACAGTCACAGTTCCTCAAAAACTTCTTGAGTTTCGTTACTTTATATTGCCTTATATCATCTATAGGCTTAACCTTCCTATGCCATCCCTGCCCAAGCTCCTTTGTGAACTGGGtttttatatgattattaattttgtaacattttatCTCTTCCTGAACAAGACATTTCGATGGCCAAATAATGATAGTATTCAAAGGTTTATGTGGTGACCAAATGAATATCCTGCTTCATGTAAGCAAATTTATATTTGGAACTTTTCCCCAGTGATGACTGGACTTTGTTTAATAGCAAGCCAATTGATGTTAATGTAGTTGGAAGCAATTAGAAAATCTAATTTGCTCCACTTGATGAAATATTGAATTAATGCAAGTGTTTAAAGCCCTTTTATTTACATTAATGAATCAAGAATGtccaaaaattatgaaaaagaatagaaaataagaaatgtttatatttactttgacatatcttagaaaaaaaaacacctttcctAACCATTAAAAAGACTTAGAAACTTCTCATATATACACTTAAGAAGGATGATTATACCTAAGTGGTCCCAACAGTTGCTTTATTTTTACATCCActaaaatagtaaaagaaaagaaaccagatATTAGTGTGTGATTAGACTGTGGATAGCTTCAGAGGCTTCAGATATTTCAGTGTACAGTCAGTGTTATCCCTGTAGAGAATTATATTAATTTAGAGAGGTTGGAAATTATGTCAATTTAGGAATGTTTAAGAATCAGATCATTATTTAGAGTTTAATATATATTGATAGTACAGATCTTTAACATAttctcattttgaaaataaatgtcaTGACTAAATTGCATTGAATAACGCTTATTCAAAAGGGGATGGGATCATTGAGATGCATTACCAAAGAAGTATTGgaataaaaaaaagtcttaaaaccAATCTCTTtataagactttttaaaagtacaacAGTTTACTTTCTTGAATCATTTAATTGCAGCTCCCCTAGATAAAGAAAGATATAGACAAGATGACTTTTTgaggttcttttgatttggtgATTATATATTATAGTAGGAACTTATAAAGCTCAGTTTTAACTAATTTAGTTTCTTGTGGGTTTTTTGATGCAATGTATAAATCCTTTTGCATTATTCTTTTAAACCATTTTCacattttccaaaatgatttgTGAGTTTTGTTGCATGGAGaaatggctgttttttttttttataacttgtATTATCTTCCTATGAGAGAGTCTTTTCACTTCCCCTTTCAGTTAACAACTGAGTTTGGAAGATATTCTACATTTGTTactgcaaatttattatttattatttttaaataaacaaacttGATTTTTCATTAACTTGaataatgtaattattttcataGGATCTGTGTCATGTTATCAGTCCAAATATAAATAGAGCATATTTCAGGGTTTTCTGTtgtatagaggaaaaaaaaaatcttattaatgacattttaaaagattatgtTTTCATCACAGTTTTACCACATGACAATAATTCCTCAAAAGTTGAATCTTAAAAATACAGAATTTGTGAtgaaattttgtgttatcctctTATGAATGGAATTGGATTCAGGAGCTATCATTCTGATCTGGCTTCAAAAGATCATAGAAgaaattcttcttcctcttttacttAACTGGGTTTGGAAGGTATTCTGCATTTCTTACTGCAAACTTATACATAAATTATTCTTTTATACTGAAATTTAGTGGAAAAAACtagaatagataattttttattccaggaaaaattaaaagAGTTCTGTACTCTGGGGAAGTAACATAAAGGGTTTGCTCTAGGGCATTAAAGTGGCATCGCCAGGTGGATTGGGCCAAGGGTAGGATGAGATAATGGAGGTGAAAGAAACTATTTCTCATAGACAACTATATGGTGGGATTATAAAACCTCCTTTCCTCAGAGAAGTTGGGTTAGTGTCTCCTTTAAAAGTATTGAGACAGCCTCTGGATTTGATTGGCTCAGGGAAATAAATGGCTTATAAAGTTAATGTCACTTCTTGGTCACTTGAGTAAAAACAGTCATGAGGGCTTTGTCTTGCCTTTAAGGTTTGGTTGGTGGCCTATAATGAATAACTCAAGCAGGTGAGCTTAGCTCTGctgaagaataataatagctaacatttatatagtgcttactgtgtgccagactctgctattattatcccatttggtcctcacaacaaccctgggaggtaggtgctattatccccattttacacatgcagaaactgaggcaaagggattaagtgactttcccagggtcacatagctagtaaatatctgagaccagatttgaactcagatcttcctgacaccaggcccagcacacttATCAGCTCTATTAAGCTCCGCTGAATCAATTCAATTCTTGTCCTAGATGCATATCCTCTTGCTGCTATAGTTGAGTGTaactctttttgttaactgttgaatgacctacaAGTATTGCATTTCATTCCAATATTGAACCTAAACTAATGGGATTCACCTGAGTCACACCAGCTTTAGTTATGTTTAGGATGTCACAAAGGACATCCTATGACACACTTCTGACCTGACAATAGAGATGTGGTTGTGCACTCTAAAGACACTCAAGCGAGTCAAGTAAAGTAACATCTCAATGCCTTTGGGAAAGTGACCACAATCTTAAACTATTCGGCTTCTTTTGATTTATTCTTTACCTTAGCTAAGGAAAGGTAATGGTTTGCTGAAGTTTTGCCTAGAAGTTGAAGAGAACAGATTAAGACTCTTGGTTCAGAGTTATCCTTAAGCAAGGGAAGAAGTGAAAAAACCCTTCTTGGCCCTGGTTTAGGGATTCTAAGATCAGCACTGATCCTATCCTCCTCTTCATATAACACTTAAAAGATTAACTTTCTTGTAAGATCTCCTTGTGTACCTAGTGAAGGAATTATGTACCTTTGCCTTCAATTACCTTTTGAACTGTGTTTTACCTAGATGTTTTTGAAGCCAAGAAATATATAGTGTTCTTGCAAAAATGAGACTAGTCAGCCCATATTACAAAGAAATGGACTTTGGTGGCCGTTAATCAGGCCAATAATCCTGAGAGATGAGGGTTTTAGCAATTCCTTCTCAAGAGTTGGGCTGAGAGTCACATGGCTGGCATATAAGAGAGACTTGAGGGACAGAGTGAATAACGTCTTTACACTGATTCCTGGGTGGTGAGGCCATGGTTCTGAGTGGGCTGGGACCTGAAGAGAATAGGACTGGAAAGAGACCCTCTCTTTTGGAGTGGGAATCAACAGAAATATTGCTACTGATGCATCCTATCCCATCTGTATTTTCTAAATTTCCTAAGCCTTAAGGTAACTGTTCTCTCAGGGAGCTCCTTGTACCTTACTTTTCCTAGGCTCAGGTCCCCCTCACCTGATAGATCTTTTCCCCAAGAAGGTTTAGAAAACTCCTCAGAAAGGGCTTGGGTGACCAAGGAATGGTATTGGGAGATGCCTTGCCTTCTATGGATATTGGAGAGGCTGAAACTTTCTCTATATAATTAGGGTGAATGTGTAtttacctggaaaaaaaaagatccactAGCTGACTGTGGCAATGCTCAGTTCCATGGATAAAGCCTCTTTTGGGGGCTACCCTATTTCACCAGGGCTAGAAAAAGAGTCTAATCCTTTTTCCATGGAACTGAGGATTGCCACAAAGTTAGCTAGGGGATCTTTTGTGAAAGACATGACTTTTTGGAGGAGAGGCACCTTACCCTTATAGGGGCATAATAATGGTGTTGAGTAGGGGTGATCCTCTTACCTTGAGATTGAGGAACCAATTTGCTAGCTCAAGCCAGGACCATCAAGAGTAGGCAAATATTTTTAGTGGCATGAGGAACCCAGTTGGGCACAGTAGCTACCTTGTCCTTAGAGGATCATTTGATCCCATGACCATCTTATTATGGCATCATGGCCCCATGTCCAGATTGGAAGTGGATCCACTCTCTAGCCTCTGCCATTCTTGTAACATCATCAACCTATTTAGTTTTAAAGGGAACatatgtaggtgccatgtacctcacaaaaaattttatgtgatgGAGTTCAACAGTAGCACAATTTCTGTTGGTTCCCACCCTAAAGGAGAGGGTCTCTGTCCAGTTCTATTCTCTCCAGGTCCCAGACCACTCAGAACTATGGCCCTACCACCTAGGGATCAGTGTAAAGATCTTATTCACTGTGTCCCTCAAGTCTCTCTTATGTGCCGGCCATGTGACTCTTAGCCCAACTCTTGAGGGGGAATTGTTAGAACTCTCATCTCTCAGGATATCATGCATTGCCAGATTAATGGTCACTGAAGTCCCTTTGAATATGCCCCTTGTAGCAGATGGAGCTGCCAGCATATAGGAAAAGTGTCATTCCTTAAGAACCAGGTGCTTGGAGGTAGGGACCCATCTAGCAAATAGAAAAGGCTCTGTCCTAGAGCATCCAGGCTTTGACAGAATTGCAAACTATTTATGAAGGGCACTCAAAGCACCCAGCCAAGTGGAATTTCAAATGtaccatttctatttttataagaGACCTTCTGAGCCCTTGTGAGAGGAAACATTTTGCATCTCCTAACTCAAGTTAACTACAGGAAGAGTGATGGCATGATCCTGTTTCATATGTTCAGTAGTAATGACTTTGCAAAAGTGACTGGCCACTTCAGGAAGCCAGAAGCTTCTGAAACTTAATGGTCATTTGTCATGACCACTTTTAGGTGCTTACCCAACACTCAACTCAGCCTGATATTTATGGACAGAGATCTCTCAAAAACATGGTCTCCATGAATCATAAGGGCAAAGTGGTTGAAACTGCTAAATAGCCTGGTTTAGGTCTTCCAGGGCTGTACTGGGTTCTATTTGAAATAGGCAGACATGGTCAACTTGGTACATCAAATTGGGTACATCAGGATAACCAGGAGGGAATGTGGATTTTCCAAAATACAAAGAGTCCAAATAAGACTTCCTTTTTAGACTGGGTAATTGAATGACATGTTCTGGATTCTGTCCAGAATCATGTGGGTTTTCTCTATCATTGATCATTGTGTTCCCCAAAATTTGACCAAGAAGGCTAAACTTTAGATTTTCTTGGACTAGATCACCCAACCATGATTTTTCTTATGGAGCACTATGTGATCTATGGCTTCTGACACTGCAATTTCATCGGACCCAGTCAACATTGTCTAATCAATTTGTGTGACCTCTTTTAGATCTCTCCACCAGACTCAGTAGAAGAGAATTCAGGTAGCCTTGGGGAGGATAGTAAAGGTATACTTGACCCTTCCCCTCTGAAAGAAAATGCTCCTGACTAGTCAGCCACAGAAATAAATTAGGTCATCCACACCTTACCATTTATTCTAGACCTGGGCTACTCCACTGCATCAATGAAGTCATGAACAGCCTTGACAATTGGCATAACTACTTTGTCCACCTCCTTGTTATTCCCTATAAGTTTCTAGATGTCAGCCACATTCCTTACCAGCCATGCAGGATCATTTTAAAGGGAGCCAGTTTAGCAAAGTATTCTTACTTCCTTCATCTCCATCCCATGATCACTTTTGCTCTTTCATGGGACCTAGTATTATTTGGCGATGACTATAGTTATTCAAGCAACTCCCAGGGTTTCCATTTGGCCTTACTGACAAAAATTAGCAATAGAGGTTTCTATAAGCACCCTTGCAGGTACTGATTCCCAAAAGCTCATGTTCCTCCTTCCCCgaagaaacatactatttttctgGGCAAGATACTCTTGACTGTAAGCCCATATTCTCTGcattctggaatattgtatttctaATAAGTTCTCCATTTTCTACAGCAGTaactgctaaatcatgtgtgatatTGACTCTGGCTCttcagtatttgaattctttctttctagacaCTTGTAGTagtttttctttgatctggaagctctggatttggattatgatattcctgggaattttcattttgaggtttcttttttgAGGTGACCAGTAGattctttatatttctactttccctctcTGGTTTTAAGAAatctgggtagttttctttgaagatttcttgaaatatcttGTTTAGACTCATTTTATTGGTTATAATATTCAGACCAAtgattcctaattttttttctcctctatgattctcaggtcagttgtttttgttatgagatactttacatcttttgtttttgttttaatatttcctaTTGCcttatggagtcattggcttGTATAAGAGAATTTCTGGCTTTGTGTGCTTACTGTCATTTAACTTAATGACTAACTTCCTGTTTTACATAATATAGATCTTCCCCTTTTGCCATCTGTTCTTTGATCTGTAAATCATTCTCTTATTTGCTATTTGAAATTCCACTGTACCCATCTGGCTAATGTAACCAAAACCTATATCGTATAGCTAATTGGTGTAAAACTCAAAACAGAATTTCAAATTGAAATGGATCTCTGCAAGCTGCATATTGATttaaatcacaaattaacattattttgtattgtatttttatttattttgttaaatatgtcccaattacatttcagttTAGTTTACTCAGGAGTTTTGTGGGCTACACTCTGATGTAGTTTAAAACTGATTGTCAGGATTCACCAAGTCCCTTATATATATGATCAGTGGAGCCTTCACACTGAGCAAAGTAAACTGCAGTCCCTAtatctgttttgttgattgtatgATTGGCAACAGTACCTAATCAGTGGATCCTATGACAATTTTTGCCTCAATTCATGGTGACCATGAAGGGACCTACTATGTTAGATAAGGCTTGAGTTTTCTAGCCCAGAAACTTTCCAGTGTACACAAGGTAGATTTTAGGGAGATTTCTGAGTGGGAAAAACCAACTGACTGGTAAAGTTGCAATCCTATCTAGAAAATTTCAGAGACAGGTTAGTACTTTGTGTGTTTTTCTATAttgtctgtctatctcttgtACCTGAATAATGGATATAGACAGGTGGACTCTGAGGAATCAGCCAGGCAGCCATACTGATATTTTGAGGAGAGTGCAACTGTGATTCAGGACTCAAAAGTAAGGTCTTGGTAGTATTTTAACAGGAGGGCATCCTCTCTTTCTGTGTGAATACCTGGGTTAAACTAGGATTTGTATGAACCCTATGCCCCTTCACTTTATTTCCCTCAGGGAGACTTGTCTGTTTGATTATTTGTCATTTGTAATTACTATACTGTCTTGACTACCTTCCCTTTTGAAAAACCTGTGTATTTCTGGTCTGGTCTGATCTGACATAAATCTCAATTGGTCAGTAAGGATCTTTAtccttaacacacacacacacacacacacacacacacacacacacatatcctttaTGATATAAATCTGATGCCTCAATTCCCCCTTGAATAGCCAGCGATCACTATAGTATCTCTCAGATTTTGGTAACTATAGTCTGGGCAAATCTACCCCTGATATTAATTCAAGCCTGTCTAACCTTCCTAAAGACATCCCTTTGGGTTTTGTCTGGGCTAATTGGTCCTTTCAAAGGACCCAGTCTTTCTAATACCTGTTTTTGACATCTTTATGAAAATATCTGTATTGAGTTACCTTCTGAAACTAGGCCTACTTGACCTCAGGGAAGATCTTTTGATTTTGAAACATTGAGTATGATTAAGTTAATTGTTGAAGCTTGATACCCAAATCAACTCTCTGATGTGACTTTAATCACTGTGGTTCCAATGCTACACTTACATTCCCAATAAACAGGCACCCTTTGATTAAACTTTCAGTGGGAGATAAGTTTTAAATAACAGACGGTAAAAGAATAGTAACTTTTTATGCAGAAAGTTTCAAAGCTTTCAAAACAATATAATCTcatctttttatttctaattctgaCCAGGTTGGAAATGCTCAGAGAGAGACATATAAGACTGAAGAAATTCTTCTCTCTTTGCAGAAATTTCGAGTACTGTGAACTGATTAGAGACTAAATTTATGAAGAAATCTGTAAACCGAAATCTGAGAGATCCTAGTGGGGTTTTGGGATTGCGTTTGCCTGGGACTTttatggtttttttgtttgtttttttgtttatttaaatttatttatttaacatatttagttttcagcattgattttcacaagagtttgaattacaaattttctccccatttctaccctccccccctctccaagatggtgtatattctggttgccctattccaccttcagccctcccttctgtcaccccactcccctcccatccccttttcccttcctttcttgtagggcaagataaatttctacgccccattgcctgtgtatcttattttctagttgcatgcaaaaactttttttttgtttgtttttgaacatctgtttttaaaactttgagttccaaattctctcccctcttcctttcccacccaccctccctaggaggtcaagcaattcaacataggccacatgtgtatcattatgtataacccttccacaacactcatgttgtgaaagactaactatattttgctccttcccaacccatccccctttattgaattttctcccttgaccctgcctgggacttttaaaagaaattttatgaAATTTTCACACAAACAATACACCccatctatcattttctttcttccctagaGAGTGATAGAATATGATCAGTTCTTAAACAAGACTGAAGCCAGTCTCTAGTGattccaaaaggaaagaaaagaagggaataaaatggTTTTACAATTTCAAGCCTTCTCTGGGGCTTAGCATCATTTGTTATTAACCCTTGTCTCCCTCTTGGAATGaaaagggtttcttttttttaatttaatttatttaatatatttagttttcagcattgattttcacaagagtttgaattacaaattttctccccatttctaccatcccccccactccaagatggcatatattctggttgccctgttcagccctcccttctgtcaccccactcccctcccatccccttttcccttcctttcttgtagggcaagataaatttctacgccccattgcctgtgtatcttattttctagttgcatgcaaaaactttttttttgtttgtttttgaacatctgtttttaaaactttgagttccaaattctctcccctcttcccttcccacccaccctctctaagaagtcaagcaattcaacataggccacatgtgtatcattatgtaaaacccttccatgatactcatgttgtgaaagactaactatattttgctccttcctaacctatcccccttttttgaattttctcccttgaccctgtcccttttcaaaagtgtttgtttttgattacctcctcccccatctgccctcccttctatcatcccccctttttaatcttcttcctccttctttcctgtggggtaagatacccaattgagtgtgtatggtattccctcctcaggtcaaatctgatgagagcaagattcactcattcccccctcacctgccctctcccctcctcccacagaactgctttttcttgccacttttatgcgagataatttaccctattctatctctccctttctccctctctcaatatattcctttctcatcccttaatttgattttatttcttttagaaatcatcctttcatcttcaactcaccctgtgccctctctctctctctctctctctctctctctctctctatatatatatatatatatacacatacatatatacatacacacacacacacacatatatatgtacatatatatatatatgtacatatatatatatgcatattcccttcagctaccctaatactgaggtctcatgaatcatacacatcatctttgcatgtaggaatgtaaacaaaacagttcaactttagtaagtaccttgtaatttctttttcttcttctttttcttgattaccttttcatgcttctcttgattcttgtgtttgaaagtcaaattttc
It includes:
- the LOC118850417 gene encoding dol-P-Glc:Glc(2)Man(9)GlcNAc(2)-PP-Dol alpha-1,2-glucosyltransferase-like isoform X1, whose product is MEELEGYYFSAALSCTFLVSCFLFSLINRALREPYMDEIFHLPQAQRFCWGSFQWDPMITTLPGLYLVSVGIVKPATWIIGWSQHVVCSMGMLRFVNLLFSVGNFYLLYLLFCKLQQRNKAVSGIQRILSALTVAVFPTLYFFNFLYYTDTGSMFFILFAYLMCLYGNHKTSALLGFCGFMFRQTNIVWTLFCAGNIISEKLTEAWKIELQKKEAKLSSIKGPLSACKKILCFLFDYAMSFRNLTMLIVSTWPYIILIIIFIAFVILNGGIVVGDKSNHEACMNFPQLFYFFSFTLFFSFPHLLSPAKIKTFLHSAWRNWGQFVVLTTVSLFLVWKFTYVHKYLLADNRHYTFYVWKRIFQRHDFVKYLLVPCYLFAGWSIADSLKSKSIFWNIMFFICLFTVTVPQKLLEFRYFILPYIIYRLNLPMPSLPKLLCELGFYMIINFVTFYLFLNKTFRWPNNDSIQRFMW